The Triticum dicoccoides isolate Atlit2015 ecotype Zavitan chromosome 6A, WEW_v2.0, whole genome shotgun sequence genome has a window encoding:
- the LOC119317080 gene encoding uncharacterized protein LOC119317080 yields the protein MGALLRRCSGDPNDAFARGTGGFQRGRVVHGMLVASLFPALITSHAPGAMYASQSLKFAAPVHVRDEVVAQVQALHIKATGARHILAVKKRKPRTPTSLGAPECLLSLHGQLQEGLQHQAGLHGWQGRW from the exons ATGGGTGCGTTGCTCCGGCGCTGTTCCGGTGATCCGAACGACGCCTTCGCGCGCGGGACGGGTGGGTTCCAGCGCGGCCGCGTGGTGCACGGCATGCTCGTCGCCTCCCTCTTCCCCGCCCTCATCACCTCCCACGCC CCTGGTGCCATGTACGCGAGCCAGTCCCTCAAGTTCGCGGCGCCCGTGCACGTCAGAGACGAGGTGGTCGCGCAGGTGCAGGCGCTGCACATCAAGGCAACCGGCGCAAGGCACAT ACTCGCGGTGAAGAAGAGAAAGCCGAGGACTCCAACAAGCTTAGGTGCCCCTGAGTGCCTTCTTAGTCTTCAT GGACAGCTTCAGGAAGGACTCCAACATCAAGCAGGTCTCCATG GTTGGCAAGGCCGGTGGTGA